Proteins co-encoded in one uncultured Draconibacterium sp. genomic window:
- a CDS encoding phenylalanine--tRNA ligase beta subunit-related protein, translating into MHSITISNELAEKVPGIVLSCIECDIQFQKQNSELWEEIESKIKELNKSLRVEDISRIYTIAASRRAYKKCGKDPARYRLSAEALLRRVLKRGEIYQVNNVVDQLNLVSISSGFSIGGYDAATINGAITFGIGEKNEPYEGIGRGELNIEFMPVFRDAKGAFGTPTSDSVRTCITEQTKRFLMIVIAYEPTENMEKATTQAKELLEKYAGATNFELKTIHAK; encoded by the coding sequence ATGCATAGCATAACCATTAGCAATGAATTAGCTGAAAAAGTACCGGGAATTGTTTTGTCGTGCATCGAATGCGATATTCAATTTCAGAAACAAAATAGTGAACTTTGGGAAGAGATTGAATCAAAGATCAAGGAGCTAAACAAAAGTTTACGGGTAGAAGATATAAGCAGAATTTACACCATCGCAGCTTCGCGAAGAGCATATAAAAAGTGTGGAAAAGATCCTGCTCGCTATCGGTTGTCGGCAGAAGCATTGCTTCGACGGGTTTTAAAACGTGGAGAAATATACCAGGTAAATAACGTGGTTGATCAACTGAACTTGGTTTCTATTTCAAGCGGATTTTCAATTGGTGGTTACGATGCCGCCACCATTAACGGAGCCATTACATTTGGCATTGGTGAAAAAAACGAACCTTATGAAGGAATTGGGCGTGGCGAGTTGAATATTGAGTTTATGCCGGTATTCAGAGATGCGAAAGGCGCTTTCGGAACACCAACAAGCGATTCGGTTAGAACTTGTATTACCGAACAAACAAAACGTTTCTTAATGATAGTTATAGCCTACGAGCCCACCGAAAATATGGAAAAAGCAACCACCCAGGCTAAGGAACTTTTAGAAAAGTATGCCGGAGCCACTAATTTTGAATTAAAAACTATACATGCAAAATAA
- a CDS encoding 1-acyl-sn-glycerol-3-phosphate acyltransferase yields MKGICKFLLKLMGWTVVGEPAPVNKCIIIGVPHTSAWDFVISWLFYTSKGAVANILIKKEFFFWPVGYFVRKMGGLPIDRSKGANVIRQTIQLVNKRERIHLALTPEGTRSLNKRWKAGFHIIAKETGIPVYLGYFDWGRKEISVGEPFDLSDNAQDDIKRMKDFYREKGIKGKFPELFTTDY; encoded by the coding sequence ATGAAAGGAATTTGTAAATTTTTGCTCAAACTGATGGGCTGGACTGTTGTTGGAGAACCTGCGCCGGTGAATAAATGTATTATTATTGGTGTACCACATACCAGTGCCTGGGATTTTGTTATTTCGTGGTTGTTTTACACCTCGAAAGGTGCGGTTGCCAACATTCTTATTAAAAAGGAATTTTTCTTTTGGCCTGTTGGCTATTTTGTAAGAAAAATGGGCGGTTTGCCTATTGATCGCTCGAAAGGGGCCAACGTTATTCGCCAAACTATTCAGCTCGTTAATAAAAGAGAGCGTATTCATTTAGCATTAACTCCCGAAGGAACCCGTAGTTTAAATAAACGCTGGAAAGCTGGCTTTCATATTATTGCTAAAGAAACTGGTATTCCGGTGTATCTGGGTTATTTTGATTGGGGACGAAAAGAAATTTCGGTTGGCGAGCCATTTGACCTGTCGGATAATGCGCAGGACGATATTAAACGTATGAAGGATTTTTACCGCGAAAAAGGAATTAAAGGTAAATTTCCGGAGCTGTTCACAACCGACTACTAA
- a CDS encoding DUF4251 domain-containing protein → MKRIILLSFLIFSIVAVNAQDKKLTRKEKKAQREAMLIKQTKELIEANTWQFNATQMLPSGGRTRTLVTPYNVILKDGEVNSYLPYFGRAYSVDYGSTDSPMIFEAPIADYSVENAKKGGYTVKFSAKNKNDNIEFIFSIGETGSVSLRVNSTNRQFISYHGDLVPIEEKEKK, encoded by the coding sequence ATGAAAAGGATAATACTGTTGAGTTTTTTGATTTTTTCTATTGTTGCAGTAAATGCACAAGACAAAAAACTCACAAGAAAAGAGAAAAAAGCGCAGCGTGAAGCTATGCTTATCAAACAAACCAAAGAACTTATTGAAGCCAACACCTGGCAATTTAATGCTACTCAAATGCTTCCGTCAGGCGGAAGAACCCGGACATTAGTAACTCCTTATAATGTTATATTGAAAGACGGAGAAGTGAATTCTTATCTTCCTTACTTTGGTCGTGCTTATTCTGTAGATTATGGATCGACCGACTCACCCATGATTTTTGAGGCACCTATTGCCGACTATAGTGTTGAGAATGCGAAGAAAGGCGGTTATACAGTTAAGTTTAGCGCAAAAAATAAGAACGACAATATAGAATTTATTTTTTCTATCGGTGAAACCGGATCGGTAAGTTTAAGAGTAAACAGCACCAATCGTCAGTTTATTTCCTATCATGGAGATTTGGTTCCGATTGAAGAAAAAGAGAAAAAGTAA
- a CDS encoding DUF5686 and carboxypeptidase regulatory-like domain-containing protein gives MYTQKIKQSTGRKLSVCFTLLLLTTHFFASGQMLSGRILDEQKQPVPYATIYISETRQGTTSNTNGDFSFNLPTGTFHLAVRSMGYEKLEKTVSLQTDSLFLPITLQSQNFELAEIKVFPGDEDPAYFIMRKAIAKAPYYRKKIKHYAADLYIKANFAFSNIPNLIKKQEVEDGRKFKDYFKENVTYVIESQNRITYDYPDQYNQQVISKKSSITGFDEPPVIGLMTASFYNERPNDVISPLSILALKHYNFVYDGFITLDDYDVFKIRVTPKRKSDELVEGYIYIVDKLWCIYNLDFSSSFEFFNYRIKQQFENLDNENWLPVSHNITGDFGMLGLRGNFYYGSSVKYDSIVNNYSNIQYENSKISEQTSAEQPEREPGEKEEKLVNELNSLNTKEELSNVDVKKMARLNRKILKEQYKDSTIVAPDYGSYRISGNNDSLQTTIAWDTVRSIPLTQAEIESYRMADSLKLQEKVASNDSVSGNENTKQFLDKLFTGAYNLSKDSTIRVSYDGLLSPVNFDFNAVDGYKYRQEFRIRFLVDSTKRVYVAPQLGYAFNRKVLYGSLNTQFVNSLAEGNHISLYAGKQSSDFKSGLKEITPAVNALSSWFFGENYMRFYESEFVHLNFSQRFKKYFRYYTNLNYDHFYPLKNNISFPLSDYKDFEPNLPGNLTVDNPALAEQKSISYGIGLNFHKSQRKPWLEESPFLFVNDFYEFDLSFKRGVPDLFDSDSEFSRIDFSVHQQANISPSSGINWRLNVGHYFTADQMHFSQYKHFSTAEIPVMMRPFTHRFQLINDYALSTNKSYLNVMTEYRSEYLLLRYLSVFNKRTWSESLHLNYLTTPEYNNYWEIGYSLNNLFFAGNVGIFAGFSESDFESVQVKLSISAFD, from the coding sequence ATGTATACCCAAAAAATCAAACAATCAACCGGCAGAAAGCTGTCAGTTTGTTTTACCTTACTATTACTTACTACACACTTTTTTGCCAGCGGGCAGATGCTCTCCGGTCGCATTCTGGACGAACAAAAACAACCGGTACCTTATGCTACCATTTATATTTCTGAAACGCGGCAAGGCACAACATCAAACACCAACGGCGATTTTAGCTTTAATTTGCCAACCGGCACTTTTCATCTTGCGGTGCGTTCAATGGGCTACGAAAAGCTGGAGAAAACAGTTAGTCTACAAACTGACAGCTTGTTTTTGCCCATTACTTTGCAGTCCCAAAATTTTGAGCTGGCAGAGATAAAGGTGTTTCCCGGCGATGAAGATCCTGCCTATTTCATTATGCGTAAAGCCATTGCAAAAGCACCTTACTACCGAAAGAAAATAAAACATTATGCTGCCGACCTGTATATTAAAGCCAATTTTGCTTTTAGCAACATTCCAAACCTGATTAAAAAGCAGGAGGTGGAAGACGGTCGTAAATTCAAGGATTATTTTAAAGAGAATGTCACTTATGTAATAGAGTCGCAAAATCGAATTACTTACGACTATCCCGATCAGTACAACCAGCAGGTGATAAGCAAAAAGAGCTCAATAACGGGTTTTGATGAGCCGCCGGTAATAGGCCTGATGACGGCCAGTTTTTATAACGAGCGCCCCAATGACGTGATTTCGCCACTATCGATACTGGCACTAAAACATTACAATTTTGTTTACGATGGATTTATTACGCTTGACGATTATGATGTGTTTAAAATTCGTGTTACGCCAAAACGGAAAAGCGATGAGCTGGTTGAAGGTTATATTTATATTGTCGACAAGCTTTGGTGCATTTACAACCTCGATTTTAGCTCCAGTTTCGAGTTCTTTAATTATCGAATAAAACAACAGTTCGAAAATCTGGACAACGAAAACTGGTTGCCGGTTTCGCACAATATTACGGGCGATTTCGGCATGTTGGGTTTGCGGGGCAACTTTTATTATGGCTCATCGGTAAAATACGACTCCATTGTAAACAACTATTCCAACATACAGTACGAAAACAGCAAAATTTCCGAACAAACCAGTGCAGAACAGCCTGAACGGGAACCTGGTGAAAAAGAAGAAAAACTGGTTAACGAACTAAATTCCCTGAATACCAAAGAAGAATTAAGCAATGTAGATGTAAAAAAAATGGCTCGTTTGAACCGTAAAATCTTAAAAGAGCAGTACAAAGATTCAACTATTGTTGCGCCGGATTACGGCAGTTACCGAATTTCGGGAAATAACGACTCACTACAAACAACTATTGCCTGGGATACGGTAAGAAGTATTCCCTTAACGCAGGCTGAAATAGAAAGTTACCGAATGGCCGATTCGTTAAAACTGCAGGAAAAAGTGGCTTCAAACGATTCTGTATCAGGCAATGAAAATACCAAACAGTTTTTGGACAAGCTTTTTACCGGAGCCTATAATCTTTCGAAAGATTCTACCATTCGCGTGAGCTACGATGGTTTGCTGTCGCCCGTTAATTTTGACTTTAACGCTGTTGACGGCTATAAATACCGACAGGAATTTCGTATTCGGTTTTTAGTCGATTCCACAAAACGGGTTTATGTTGCTCCGCAACTTGGCTATGCGTTTAACCGCAAAGTATTATATGGTAGCCTGAACACGCAGTTTGTAAATTCCCTTGCTGAAGGAAACCATATAAGCCTGTATGCAGGCAAACAAAGCAGCGATTTTAAAAGCGGGCTTAAGGAAATTACTCCGGCAGTAAATGCTCTAAGTTCGTGGTTTTTTGGAGAAAACTACATGCGGTTTTACGAAAGCGAATTTGTACATCTGAATTTCTCGCAGCGTTTTAAAAAATATTTCAGGTATTATACCAACCTCAACTACGATCATTTTTACCCACTGAAAAACAACATTTCGTTTCCGCTCTCGGATTATAAAGATTTTGAGCCTAATTTACCCGGAAACCTTACAGTAGATAATCCAGCCCTTGCCGAGCAAAAAAGCATTAGTTATGGTATCGGTTTAAATTTCCACAAATCGCAACGCAAACCGTGGCTCGAAGAATCGCCGTTTTTGTTTGTAAATGATTTTTATGAATTCGACCTGTCGTTTAAACGAGGTGTTCCCGATCTTTTTGATTCCGACTCCGAATTTAGTCGGATTGATTTCTCGGTGCATCAACAAGCTAATATCTCTCCAAGTTCAGGAATTAACTGGCGATTAAATGTCGGCCACTATTTTACAGCCGATCAAATGCACTTTTCGCAATACAAACATTTTAGCACAGCCGAAATTCCGGTAATGATGCGTCCTTTTACGCATCGCTTTCAACTGATAAACGACTATGCCTTAAGTACCAACAAAAGTTACCTAAACGTAATGACCGAGTACAGGTCGGAATATCTGTTACTACGATACCTTTCGGTTTTTAATAAACGAACATGGAGCGAAAGCCTTCATCTAAATTACCTTACTACGCCAGAATACAATAATTACTGGGAAATTGGCTACAGTTTAAACAACCTGTTTTTTGCAGGTAATGTGGGAATTTTTGCGGGTTTCAGCGAAAGTGATTTTGAAAGTGTTCAGGTAAAACTCAGCATTTCTGCTTTTGATTAA
- the tsaD gene encoding tRNA (adenosine(37)-N6)-threonylcarbamoyltransferase complex transferase subunit TsaD, whose amino-acid sequence MADKRIIIMGIESSCDDTSAAIIRDGEILSNVVASQKVHEEYGGVVPELASRAHQQNIIPVVDLAMKRAGISREEISAVAFTRGPGLLGSLLVGTSFAKGFSLASKIPLIEVNHLQGHVLALFIKEKNVEFTPPRFPFLCLLVSGGNSQIILVRDYLDMEVIGQTIDDAAGEAFDKCAKVMGLPYPGGPHVDRLAKEGDPHRFEFSRPRIPGLDYSFSGLKTNFLYFLRDNLKENENFVEENKADLCASLQHTIIEILLSKLKRAARETGINEITIAGGVSANSGLRNALQENAKKYRWNLIIPKFEYTMDNAAMIAITGYYKYLNKEFTGQDAVPFARTQL is encoded by the coding sequence ATGGCTGATAAAAGAATTATAATAATGGGGATTGAATCGTCGTGCGACGATACCTCTGCTGCCATCATTCGCGATGGAGAAATACTGTCGAACGTGGTGGCTTCGCAGAAAGTGCACGAAGAGTATGGCGGGGTGGTACCCGAACTCGCCTCGCGTGCACATCAGCAAAATATCATTCCTGTGGTTGATTTAGCCATGAAAAGGGCAGGGATTAGCCGTGAAGAAATTTCGGCTGTGGCTTTTACTCGTGGTCCGGGCTTATTAGGATCGTTGCTGGTAGGTACGTCGTTTGCAAAGGGTTTTTCATTGGCATCGAAAATACCATTGATAGAGGTGAACCACTTGCAAGGGCATGTTCTGGCACTTTTTATTAAAGAAAAAAATGTGGAATTTACCCCGCCGAGATTTCCGTTTTTGTGCTTGTTGGTTTCCGGCGGTAATTCGCAAATTATTCTTGTTCGCGACTACCTGGATATGGAAGTGATTGGGCAAACCATTGATGATGCTGCCGGCGAAGCTTTTGATAAATGTGCAAAAGTAATGGGGCTGCCTTATCCGGGAGGTCCGCACGTGGATCGGTTGGCGAAAGAAGGCGATCCACACCGTTTTGAGTTTTCGCGCCCGCGAATTCCGGGGTTAGACTATAGTTTTAGTGGTTTGAAAACTAACTTTCTTTACTTCTTGCGCGATAACCTGAAAGAGAATGAAAATTTTGTGGAAGAAAATAAGGCCGATCTTTGTGCATCGTTACAGCACACCATTATCGAGATTTTACTTAGCAAGCTAAAACGAGCTGCTCGGGAAACAGGAATTAATGAAATTACCATTGCTGGCGGTGTTTCTGCCAATTCTGGGTTGCGTAATGCTCTACAGGAAAATGCTAAAAAGTACCGCTGGAACCTGATTATTCCAAAGTTTGAATACACTATGGATAATGCTGCTATGATTGCCATTACCGGATATTACAAATATTTAAATAAAGAATTTACCGGACAGGATGCCGTTCCTTTTGCACGAACTCAGTTGTAA
- the sfsA gene encoding DNA/RNA nuclease SfsA: protein MKFEKKLVHGRLIKRYKRFLADIELDTGEIVVAHCTNSGSMKSCLENGAEVYLTPVDDPKRKTKFTWEMIKINGDWVGINTGNPNKLAYEAISAGQISGLEGYPTVKREVKFGDSRFDVYAENDQEKCFIEVKNVSMKANEYALFPDAVTTRGQKHLKTLIEVKKQGMRAVMLYIIQRSDVQLFAPAKEIDPAYAALLKQAHVSGVEIFPIQAKVTSSEITLRKKLLFEL, encoded by the coding sequence TTGAAATTTGAGAAAAAACTGGTTCATGGCAGGCTGATAAAACGTTACAAACGGTTTTTGGCTGATATTGAATTGGATACAGGAGAAATTGTTGTGGCACATTGCACCAATTCAGGATCAATGAAAAGCTGTCTTGAAAATGGGGCAGAGGTATACTTAACTCCGGTTGACGATCCAAAACGAAAAACAAAGTTTACCTGGGAAATGATAAAGATAAACGGCGATTGGGTAGGCATTAATACCGGAAATCCTAACAAACTGGCTTACGAAGCAATTTCGGCGGGGCAGATTTCTGGTTTGGAAGGGTATCCAACCGTTAAACGCGAAGTGAAATTTGGCGATTCGCGTTTTGATGTGTACGCTGAGAATGATCAGGAGAAATGTTTTATAGAAGTAAAAAACGTTTCAATGAAGGCGAATGAATACGCCCTGTTTCCTGATGCTGTTACTACCCGCGGACAGAAGCATTTAAAAACATTAATAGAAGTAAAGAAGCAGGGGATGCGGGCTGTTATGCTTTACATTATTCAACGTAGCGATGTACAGCTATTTGCCCCTGCTAAAGAAATTGATCCGGCGTATGCCGCTTTGTTAAAACAAGCTCACGTGTCTGGTGTTGAGATTTTTCCGATACAAGCAAAAGTTACTTCCTCGGAAATTACATTAAGAAAAAAACTACTTTTTGAACTATAA
- a CDS encoding translocation/assembly module TamB domain-containing protein: MQTQITRQIAKNLSKDLKTNITIGKVDIGFFKRLTLKDVLIEDRLGDTLMYSKQIKARIDTLKFKRKQIVLKDLDFVNNRIYVSKDTADVFNFGFLIAEFGANPEKDTLNPWTFACRAFNFKDMQVRYAINENESHTILDTRNLNLKVSDFYSFRDSISFRIEDLSVDAGPNLHLKQAAADITNVGKVLTVKNFNMVSNHSSLTNTNMRFQFYSASDSMNRSFDMDIQIADSEIGMQEVGALIPSLKGMRDKIKLSGIIYGSLNDLKGKNIYLQTANATNALLDFYVNDLLDPANMYLFLDLKNSNTTFEDISSIRLPNSAKNSYIRFPESFYEAGQLRFKGNFSGFLTDFVTFGTLESEMGSLTTDILVMPEKEGEIYYRGNLSTVNFQLGELFKKEKLGAITLQGSADGQFNKTTEAISGIFKGTIDSVQYNNYNYKHLSIDGILREKMFDGLLEIQDPNLDFTFIGELDLNKKIPHFDFNLNLRHAYTGNLNFTQNFPATNMAFKMEANFTGNKIDNVSGKISVKEGYYSNRYGEVNLEGVEFSANQENGKNKLRIESDFLNAEILGSYNFRNLKNNFYQLVNHYVPAAKIPVDSTITNSNNFDYNINAKEVNPLVRIFVPGLEFEGPFLLYGKINAPRNIFNLNGSIPGIKYNDNWARDVYIGNNTLDGHYNSKFRIGELYQRSGLILYNFTIDSKIANNVVDNVISWSNFDELTYSGAIRTQSKLTYSDSTQLRHIDIYGKPSQIYVADTLWNLNPFYASIDSSSIKVEGFKIQHADQVFAINGSITNKKADIVRLEMENIDLTYLDKYFDKKIDLDGKVNGYFGFSRLFDEPVILSDLRIDSLSYKHEYMGTISLSSQWNQANSAIDSELKVFRNNKTNFHAAGSYIPSEGDLDFDIEVDSASLLILSAFMRENFSNYQGVASGKVNLGGNVKDILLNGVLYGSNAGLTIDATKVPYHFSDSVYFKDRSIIFDNITVFDDQNNPAIFNGVITQQNFKNMTYNLNFQSNKIKALNTTQKDNEQFYGMVMANGGIDIEGQAQRVNLTCFGTTLPGTDIKISMESQSELKQYDFLEFVKPDKEKEESTFFTNRSNRDAGGYNLSITVEATPDAEVQLIYNSQIGDVIHAKGEGILLFEMDDKGNMGLSGNYNPTEGDYLFTLQNVINKRFSIEPGGSILWSGDPYNAIVDLQAIYKLKASLNDLPTSSQQFSQTNRVPVECIINLQDELVNPTIGFDINFPNIEEPLRDELQQFFKTEEEMNKQILSLIVLGKFYTPEYLRGTFEAQTPNMIGTTASEVFSNQLSNWLSQINDDWDIGINYRPGNQVTNDEIELALSTQIFNDRVTLNGNIGNNTNQYGTNNNGSQIVGDFEMSVKLVRSGKILFKVYNRSNNNLIYDTAPYTQGIGLSFKEEYNSIDELFKKFSKLFKKKEN, from the coding sequence GTGCAAACACAAATTACGCGGCAAATTGCCAAAAATCTATCGAAAGATTTAAAGACCAATATTACAATTGGGAAAGTTGATATTGGCTTTTTTAAACGCTTAACATTAAAAGATGTTTTAATTGAAGATCGCCTTGGTGATACGCTGATGTACAGTAAGCAGATAAAGGCCCGAATCGATACTTTAAAGTTTAAACGCAAGCAAATAGTTTTAAAAGATCTGGATTTTGTAAACAATCGAATTTACGTTTCGAAAGACACTGCCGACGTTTTCAATTTTGGTTTTCTTATAGCAGAGTTTGGGGCCAACCCGGAAAAGGACACGCTAAATCCATGGACTTTTGCCTGCCGAGCATTCAATTTTAAAGATATGCAAGTAAGGTATGCCATAAACGAAAACGAAAGCCACACGATTTTAGATACCCGAAATTTAAACCTGAAGGTTTCTGATTTTTATTCCTTCCGCGATTCCATTTCATTCAGAATTGAAGACTTAAGTGTAGACGCCGGCCCCAATCTACACCTTAAACAAGCTGCTGCCGACATTACAAATGTTGGCAAAGTACTTACCGTTAAAAATTTCAACATGGTAAGTAACCATTCGTCGCTTACCAACACCAACATGCGTTTTCAGTTTTACAGCGCCAGCGACTCGATGAACCGCAGTTTTGATATGGATATTCAAATTGCCGATTCAGAAATTGGAATGCAGGAAGTTGGAGCACTGATTCCTTCGCTAAAAGGAATGCGTGATAAAATAAAACTTTCAGGAATTATATATGGTAGCCTGAATGACCTAAAAGGGAAGAACATTTACCTGCAAACAGCTAACGCAACCAATGCCCTGCTCGACTTTTATGTGAATGATCTGCTTGATCCGGCCAATATGTACCTGTTTCTCGACTTAAAAAATTCAAATACAACTTTTGAAGATATCAGCAGCATTCGCCTGCCCAATAGCGCTAAAAATAGTTACATTCGTTTTCCTGAAAGTTTTTACGAAGCAGGCCAGCTGCGTTTTAAAGGTAACTTTAGTGGCTTTTTAACCGATTTTGTAACCTTTGGAACATTAGAAAGTGAAATGGGCTCGTTAACCACAGATATTTTGGTTATGCCCGAAAAAGAAGGAGAGATTTATTATAGGGGAAACCTTTCGACGGTAAACTTTCAGCTAGGCGAACTTTTTAAAAAGGAAAAGCTTGGAGCAATTACACTACAAGGCTCGGCCGACGGACAGTTTAACAAAACCACCGAGGCTATTTCGGGTATTTTCAAAGGCACTATCGACAGTGTTCAATATAACAACTACAACTATAAGCATCTGTCTATTGATGGTATTTTGCGCGAAAAGATGTTTGACGGCTTACTCGAAATTCAGGATCCGAACCTTGATTTTACCTTTATTGGTGAGCTTGATCTGAATAAAAAAATTCCACATTTTGATTTCAATCTAAATCTGCGCCACGCCTACACCGGCAACCTGAATTTTACACAAAACTTTCCGGCAACAAACATGGCATTTAAAATGGAAGCCAACTTTACCGGCAATAAAATTGACAATGTTAGCGGAAAGATTTCGGTAAAAGAAGGTTATTACAGCAACCGATACGGAGAAGTAAACCTGGAAGGAGTTGAGTTTAGTGCCAATCAGGAAAACGGGAAAAATAAGCTTCGTATTGAATCCGATTTTCTCAATGCAGAAATATTGGGCTCTTACAACTTCAGAAATTTAAAAAACAACTTCTACCAATTAGTAAATCATTATGTTCCGGCAGCCAAAATACCGGTAGATTCCACAATAACCAACTCAAATAATTTCGATTACAACATTAACGCAAAAGAAGTTAATCCGTTGGTAAGAATATTTGTACCGGGACTGGAATTTGAAGGGCCTTTCTTGTTGTACGGAAAAATAAACGCCCCAAGGAATATTTTTAATTTAAACGGGAGTATTCCGGGAATAAAATATAATGATAATTGGGCGCGTGATGTGTACATTGGAAATAACACATTGGATGGCCATTACAACTCTAAATTCAGAATTGGAGAATTGTACCAGAGAAGTGGGCTAATACTGTACAATTTTACGATTGACAGCAAAATAGCCAACAATGTGGTCGATAATGTAATATCGTGGAGTAATTTTGATGAACTTACTTACAGTGGTGCTATTCGAACACAGTCAAAACTTACCTATTCCGATTCCACTCAGCTGCGCCATATTGATATTTACGGTAAACCATCGCAAATTTATGTAGCCGACACGCTTTGGAATCTAAACCCATTTTATGCCAGCATCGATTCTTCTTCAATAAAAGTAGAAGGATTTAAAATTCAACATGCCGATCAGGTCTTCGCAATTAATGGCAGTATAACAAACAAAAAAGCAGATATTGTCCGGCTTGAAATGGAAAACATTGACCTGACCTACCTTGATAAATATTTCGATAAAAAGATTGATCTGGACGGAAAAGTAAACGGATACTTTGGTTTTTCGCGTTTGTTTGACGAACCGGTAATTTTATCCGATTTAAGAATCGATAGTCTTTCCTATAAGCATGAATATATGGGAACGATTTCCTTGTCGAGCCAATGGAATCAGGCAAACTCTGCCATCGATTCAGAGTTAAAAGTTTTCAGAAATAACAAAACGAATTTTCATGCGGCCGGGTCTTATATTCCATCGGAAGGAGATTTGGATTTTGATATTGAGGTTGACAGCGCCTCACTGTTAATCTTGTCGGCTTTTATGCGCGAGAACTTCTCCAATTATCAAGGAGTGGCATCGGGCAAAGTAAACCTTGGCGGAAACGTAAAAGATATTCTTTTAAATGGTGTGCTTTATGGCTCTAATGCAGGTTTAACCATCGATGCAACAAAGGTTCCCTATCATTTTTCCGATTCGGTTTATTTTAAAGATAGAAGTATAATATTCGATAACATAACGGTTTTCGACGACCAAAACAACCCGGCCATTTTTAATGGAGTGATTACGCAGCAGAATTTTAAGAACATGACGTACAACCTGAATTTCCAGTCGAATAAAATAAAAGCGCTTAATACCACTCAAAAAGATAACGAACAGTTTTACGGTATGGTAATGGCCAACGGAGGTATTGATATTGAGGGACAGGCTCAACGTGTAAATTTAACCTGTTTTGGAACTACTCTTCCCGGTACCGACATTAAAATATCGATGGAAAGCCAGAGCGAACTAAAGCAATACGACTTTTTGGAATTTGTTAAACCAGATAAAGAAAAGGAAGAATCGACTTTTTTCACCAACAGATCAAACCGCGATGCCGGAGGTTATAATTTAAGTATTACGGTTGAGGCCACTCCCGATGCAGAGGTTCAACTGATTTACAATTCACAAATTGGTGATGTAATTCATGCAAAAGGTGAAGGAATTCTGCTTTTTGAAATGGATGACAAAGGTAATATGGGGCTTTCAGGAAACTATAACCCAACCGAAGGCGACTACCTGTTCACACTGCAAAATGTAATAAACAAACGTTTTTCGATTGAACCGGGCGGCTCAATTCTTTGGTCGGGCGATCCGTACAACGCTATTGTTGACTTACAGGCCATTTATAAACTAAAAGCATCGTTAAATGATTTGCCAACCAGTTCCCAGCAATTTTCTCAAACCAACCGGGTTCCGGTAGAATGTATTATTAATCTTCAGGATGAACTGGTTAATCCAACTATTGGATTTGATATTAACTTTCCCAATATTGAAGAACCTTTACGCGATGAGCTACAACAGTTTTTTAAAACCGAGGAAGAAATGAATAAACAAATTCTTTCGTTAATCGTTCTCGGAAAATTTTATACCCCCGAATATTTACGTGGGACTTTTGAGGCCCAAACCCCAAATATGATAGGCACTACCGCCAGCGAGGTATTCTCCAATCAGCTGAGTAACTGGCTCTCGCAAATTAATGACGACTGGGATATTGGTATTAATTACCGCCCCGGCAATCAGGTTACCAACGATGAAATTGAGTTGGCACTGAGCACCCAGATTTTTAACGATCGGGTTACACTAAACGGAAATATCGGAAATAATACCAACCAATACGGCACCAATAACAACGGTAGCCAAATAGTTGGCGACTTTGAAATGAGTGTAAAACTGGTGCGCAGCGGAAAAATTCTTTTCAAAGTATATAACCGGTCGAATAACAACCTTATTTATGACACAGCCCCTTATACTCAAGGAATTGGATTGTCGTTTAAAGAAGAATACAATTCGATTGATGAACTGTTTAAGAAATTTAGCAAACTATTTAAAAAGAAAGAAAACTAG